The genomic window TCGACGGGTCGAATCCGCGCTCGGGTGGCAGCTCCTCGTCGTCCAGGTCGAGCGTACTCTCGAGTCCGCGGACGGTGACGAGCCGCTCGGAGGCCTCGTCGGCTCCCTCGCTTGGGTCGCCGTTGTCGAAGGCCTCCCAGGACCCGTCGTAGTCCGTGAGGTGAACCCGGTTCAGCTCGTGCAGGGCGTCGATGACCTCGTCCAAGATGGACTTGGAGCCGGTCACCGAGACCTTGCTCATTCGCTCAGGTCTGAGCATGCACCGCCGTCTCTACGAGTTCGAGGACGTCATCGACCACGTCGTCGAGGTGCTCTTCGGCGTCGGCAACGAGCTCCTCCCGGTTGGCGCGGCCGTCCTCGAGAATTTGTTCGCGTTCCTGTTCGATCTCCTCGCGGGCAGCCTCGAGTCGTCGTTCGCGCAGATCGCGCGCCTCCGTCTCCGCTTCTTCACGGATTTCCTCGGCACGCTCGCGGGCTTCCGCGAGGCGCTCCTCGCGATCAGCCTCGGCCTCCGCGACGATATCGTCGGCCTCCCGCTCGGCCTCCTTGACACGTTCGAGAACTTCTGGCCTCGGCATATGCGATACGCAGCGGAGAGTTGTCAGGACCTGCTTAAACCGGTTGCGAAACCGCCCGATGGACGAACGTGCATAGCCAGCGTTATGCCAGCGACGTACGAACCTCCGTCAAATGGGATTCTTAGAGGACAAGGCCCGCGCGCGCCTGTTCTACAAGTACCTCTCGCGGATCTACGATCGAATCAATCCCTACGTCTGGACCGAGACGATGCGCGACGACGCCATCGACCGCTTTGACGTCGACGACGATGACCGGGTGCTCGACGTCGGCTGTGGCACCGGATTCGCGACGCAGGCACTGGTCGAACGGACCGACGACGTCTACGGGCTCGACCAGAGTCCCCACCAGCTCGAACGGGCGCTCGCCAAGCTCGGAGACGACGACCGCGTGGAGTTCCACCTCGGCGACGCCGAGCGGCTTCCCTACGAGACCGACAGCTTCGACGCCGTGTGGTCGTCAGGCTCGATCGAGTACTGGCCCGAACCAGTCCGGACGCTCCGGGAGATGCGGCGCGTCTGCAAACCCGGTGGCACGGTCCTCGTCGTCGGTCCCAACGAGCCGAAATCTCGCATCGGCAAGGCACTTGCGGACGCGATCATGCTCTTCTACGGCGCGGCGGAGGCCGATCGGATGTTCGAGGCCGCTGGCTACGAGTCGGTCGAGCACTGGACGGACGGCCCCTCACACAAGCCGGACGTCGCAGTCATCTCGATGGCGCAGGTGCCCGAGTAACCCCCGACAATCCGTTGCCCGTCCATTCGCTTCTCCCGCTACTGCATCAGATTCCGTCGTTATAGCACCAGGGAACGGCGGGATTCGGGTCCAAGGACGAACGTCGCGTTCCTGACAACGTCGTTACGCCCAGGTCACGGACACGCTCGCCGATGCGTCCCCCGTCGAAACCGATACGTCCGAGCCGTTTCGCGGGAGGACGACCCACGCCGTGCCGTCGGCGTTCGTCTCGCCCACGACGGTGCCCTCGACGGCGAGCGTTACGTTCGACGCTGGTTCTCCACCTTCGGTGACGGTCACGCGTGCGGGGCCGGTGTCGTACGTCGGCCGGACCGAGACGGTCAGATTCCCGGTTTCGTTCGTGCTGGCGGCGCCCACCGGAAGCGTCTCGTCGAGTGCCATCCGCTGGTACTCCCAGAAGACGTTCTCCGAGACGGCGTCGACGTAGCTACGGAGTGCGCCGTGTTCGTAATTCAGCGCACCCTCGCCGAGGACGAGATAGAACTGACCGGAGACGCCCTGGCCAACCGACCCGAAGTCGTAGTTGGACCGGTACACCGGGTACAGCTCCTCGACCGTGAGATCGGCGACCTCCGTCGGTGAGATGCCGCGCTCGGAACCGCCCACGAGCAGGTCGCTCCGATATGCTTCGCGGTGGTACGTGTCACCGTCGATCGTCGACAGAACGGTTCCGTTGGCCGACGCGAACGCGTAGAGCCGCTGTGGGGAACTCGAACCCGTCATCGCGTCGCCGACCTGCTGTCGCACGGGCCCCCGGAGTGCGATGATGTCGCCCCGAAGCGTACCGAGTTCGATCGACGCATCTGACGCCGAGTATACGTCTGCGTGGCCGTCGCTCTGTGGATCGATCGGGTCGATGTCGTCTGCCAACCGTTCGAGTTGTCGCGCCTCCTCGTCGATCGCCCGAAGTTCAGCGAGGAACGTCTGTGTGCTCATTCCACCTCTGAGATACGCTCTCCGTACTTCTTTTTCGCGTGCGTGGAGGCGCTCGATGGATCGGTTCATCCCGCTGACCGTCTCCGCGAGAAGCTGCTGACGTCGGGTATCGTTGTCGGCCTGCGCTAGCTGCGCGTCGAGGAGGTACCGATCGTAAGCGCCGTCGAGACGACTTCCCGATCGATCGACCGAGGCGCGAACGTTCGTATCGACCACCGTCGTTCCTGATCGCAGATCCCCCGGGAGAACGACGCGTTCGGGAAGCGCGAGATCGCCAGGCGCCGGCTGTGGCTGGACGTCCTGGGCCGTATCGTTCTGGCCCGCAGACTGGAGTCCAACCGCCCCAGCGCCCGTCACGATCAGTAGCGCTGCGAGGCAAAGTGCGAGGGGTAGGGAGAGCCGAGTGGAGGGCAGCATGGTCGGCACGTATGTAGACTCCCACTATAAGCTAACCGACGGCGAGTCGAAGCGAGGCTCGACCGAACCCGCACAGACTGTTCACGCCAGAGAGCGGCCACGAGAAGCGTCGAAACCGTTTCAAATGCCCTGAGACGTTTTATCTGGCATAGAAAACATTTTCTCCCCGCATCGTGGAAGCCGTGGTATGCGGACGACCGCTGCCGCCCTGACCTGCTTCCTCCTGGTCGCGGCCCTCACCGGGGCAGCGGCCGTCTCGGGGACGCCCTCCACGCAGGCCCCCGGCGCGAGCGACGCCACGGCCGACCTCGTTGACACCCAACCGGCACAACAGTTCAACGGTTCGAGTCCGGAGACGATCACGATCACCATCCAGAACGACGGTGACGCGCGGTTCGTGCTCTCGAAGACGTTCCCTGCGGGTACTGAGAGTGAACGTGCGGCCTTCGAGCGCCTCGCTCAGGACTTTCAAAGCGGTCAGTACGGTCGACTCGGGTACGGGACCTTCGAGTCGATCGTCGACGACGTCGCCGCCGAAACCGGACGTGAGATGACCCTCACCGACGCTGGGCCCGCGACCACGGTCGACGGTGACGTCGGTCGACTCGAGTACCGGTTCACCTGGACGAACTTCGCACAGGTCAACAGCGACAACGTCACCGTGGGAGACGCGTTTCGGACTGGTGAGGGCCTCTGGCTCGACGGGTTGGGCGACGGCGATCGCCTCGTGATCGAAGCGCCCGACGGATACACCGTCGCGGAGAGCCCCTC from Salinarchaeum sp. Harcht-Bsk1 includes these protein-coding regions:
- a CDS encoding methyltransferase domain-containing protein, whose translation is MGFLEDKARARLFYKYLSRIYDRINPYVWTETMRDDAIDRFDVDDDDRVLDVGCGTGFATQALVERTDDVYGLDQSPHQLERALAKLGDDDRVEFHLGDAERLPYETDSFDAVWSSGSIEYWPEPVRTLREMRRVCKPGGTVLVVGPNEPKSRIGKALADAIMLFYGAAEADRMFEAAGYESVEHWTDGPSHKPDVAVISMAQVPE
- the ahaH gene encoding ATP synthase archaeal subunit H, with the translated sequence MPRPEVLERVKEAEREADDIVAEAEADREERLAEARERAEEIREEAETEARDLRERRLEAAREEIEQEREQILEDGRANREELVADAEEHLDDVVDDVLELVETAVHAQT